From a region of the Candidatus Binataceae bacterium genome:
- a CDS encoding SDR family oxidoreductase, protein MGRVEGKIVIVTGAASGIGREDALTLAREGARVTITDVNQEAGRAVAKEIGDAAMFIRHDVSHEDNWKEVIAATQERFGQIHGLVNNAGVLLMASVEDTTLEQWRQVHRVNSDGYFLGCKHAVAAMKTGGGGSIVNMSSVAAFGLPFAAAYSASKGSVAALTNSVAIHCRSAGYRIRCNSIHPDGVLTPMVLPMLGNPDPKTVGYDADPTTRFCDPSDVANLVLFLISDESRFISGAQIRITNAY, encoded by the coding sequence ATGGGACGGGTTGAGGGAAAAATTGTAATAGTCACCGGCGCTGCCAGCGGCATAGGCCGGGAGGATGCGCTCACGCTGGCACGCGAGGGCGCGCGAGTTACGATCACCGATGTGAACCAGGAGGCGGGCCGTGCGGTCGCAAAGGAAATCGGTGACGCGGCAATGTTTATCCGCCACGACGTTTCCCATGAAGACAACTGGAAAGAGGTGATTGCGGCGACCCAAGAGCGATTTGGGCAGATTCATGGCTTGGTGAATAACGCGGGCGTGCTATTGATGGCCTCGGTCGAAGACACCACGCTTGAGCAGTGGCGGCAGGTTCATCGCGTCAATTCCGACGGCTATTTTCTCGGGTGCAAGCATGCGGTGGCGGCGATGAAGACGGGCGGAGGTGGTTCGATCGTCAACATGTCGTCGGTGGCGGCCTTCGGGCTGCCCTTCGCTGCCGCGTACAGCGCATCGAAGGGATCGGTGGCGGCACTGACCAACAGCGTTGCGATCCATTGTCGCAGCGCGGGCTATCGAATCCGTTGCAACTCCATCCATCCGGATGGGGTGCTCACGCCGATGGTCCTGCCGATGTTAGGCAATCCCGATCCCAAAACCGTCGGCTACGACGCGGACCCGACCACGCGTTTCTGCGATCCGAGCGATGTCGCCAATTTGGTGCTATTTCTGATTTCAGACGAGTCCCGTTTCATCAGCGGCGCGCAGATTCGGATAACCAACGCCTACTGA
- a CDS encoding 2Fe-2S iron-sulfur cluster binding domain-containing protein — MADDAIQLEVDLDGAHHTLACGRNEPLLTAMLRLGLKAPHSCRMGECGTCMCTLLEGKVHLRNNEVLAPDDLAQGWILACQAIADTRTVKVKFPD, encoded by the coding sequence GTGGCAGACGACGCAATCCAGCTGGAAGTGGACCTCGATGGAGCGCATCACACGCTCGCATGCGGCCGTAACGAACCTTTGCTGACTGCCATGCTACGGCTGGGGCTGAAAGCCCCTCATTCATGCCGGATGGGCGAATGCGGCACGTGCATGTGCACCTTGCTGGAGGGCAAGGTGCATCTGCGCAACAACGAAGTGCTCGCCCCCGACGATCTCGCACAGGGCTGGATACTCGCGTGCCAGGCGATCGCGGACACCCGGACCGTCAAAGTCAAGTTTCCGGACTGA
- a CDS encoding alpha/beta hydrolase, translating into MATPIPEGKYCSIRAGMTLHYHEAGTGEPIVFLHGSGPGASGYSNFKGNYLVFAKSGFRAIVPDLPGFGLSSKPEDAAYVLDFFVEAVHGLITKLEFDRCILLGNSLGGAIALKYTLDHPETVSKLILMAPGGLEELPTYLQMEGIQKMIQVFTAGPMDMDAMRRLLTLQLHDPTLISDQLLRERVGVCADQPRTVLTTMRVPNMEERLAEVKCPVLGFWGTNDRFNPVSGATKIVERCPQARVLLLNRCGHWVMVEHRELFNRTCVDFLQNG; encoded by the coding sequence ATGGCCACCCCTATTCCCGAAGGTAAGTATTGCAGCATCAGGGCCGGCATGACGCTCCACTATCACGAGGCCGGAACGGGCGAGCCCATAGTGTTCCTCCACGGCAGCGGACCGGGAGCCAGTGGCTACAGCAACTTCAAAGGCAACTACCTCGTGTTCGCCAAGAGCGGGTTTCGCGCGATCGTTCCCGATCTTCCGGGCTTCGGTCTTTCTTCAAAACCGGAAGACGCGGCGTACGTTCTCGACTTTTTCGTCGAGGCTGTGCACGGCCTGATCACCAAGCTGGAATTTGACCGCTGCATCCTGCTCGGCAATTCGCTCGGCGGCGCGATCGCCCTCAAGTACACGCTCGACCATCCGGAGACCGTCAGCAAGCTGATCCTGATGGCTCCCGGCGGATTGGAGGAATTGCCGACCTATCTCCAGATGGAAGGCATCCAGAAGATGATCCAGGTGTTCACCGCGGGGCCGATGGACATGGATGCGATGCGCCGGCTTTTGACCCTGCAACTTCACGACCCGACGCTCATCTCCGACCAGCTGCTCCGGGAGCGCGTGGGCGTATGTGCGGATCAGCCACGCACGGTGTTGACCACCATGCGCGTGCCGAACATGGAGGAGAGGCTCGCCGAGGTGAAGTGCCCGGTGCTCGGCTTCTGGGGGACCAACGACCGCTTCAATCCCGTTAGCGGCGCAACCAAAATCGTCGAGCGCTGCCCGCAGGCCCGCGTGCTGCTACTTAACCGCTGCGGCCACTGGGTGATGGTCGAACATCGCGAACTGTTCAACCGTACCTGCGTGGATTTTCTGCAGAACGGATAA
- a CDS encoding amidohydrolase family protein: MATNEREVWLAQVTEPILEPDLPIVDPHHHLWDFPTNRYFLDELLRDTGSGHRVTATVFVECGSMYRGDGPQALKPIGETEFVNGIAAQSASGRYGDTRACLGIVSFADLSLGAEVEPVLQAHIAASPRFRGIRHAAAFDKSSDIRRSHTSPPPDLYGEKNFREGFKKLGELGLSFDAWNYHHQIPSLTELARVFPNVTIVLDHFGGPLGIGPYEGKRAEIFAQWKKDIAELAKCPNVVAKLGGINMPVNGYGWHKRPKPATSDELVEATRDYYLYSIDKFGPQRCLFESNFPVDKASCSYAVLWNAFKKMAAGFSVEEKAALFYGTAAKAYRLPLAAN; this comes from the coding sequence ATGGCTACCAACGAACGCGAAGTGTGGCTGGCTCAGGTAACCGAACCGATACTCGAGCCAGACCTGCCAATCGTCGATCCTCATCATCACCTGTGGGATTTTCCCACCAACCGCTATTTCCTCGATGAACTCCTGCGCGATACCGGCTCCGGTCATCGCGTGACCGCCACGGTGTTCGTCGAGTGCGGCTCGATGTACCGCGGCGATGGTCCCCAGGCGCTCAAGCCAATCGGTGAGACGGAGTTCGTCAATGGAATCGCCGCGCAGAGCGCCAGTGGTCGCTATGGCGATACGCGCGCATGCCTGGGCATCGTCAGCTTCGCGGACCTAAGCCTGGGTGCCGAAGTCGAACCGGTCCTGCAGGCACACATCGCGGCATCGCCCCGCTTTCGTGGAATCCGCCACGCTGCCGCATTCGACAAAAGCTCGGACATCCGCAGGTCGCACACCAGTCCTCCTCCTGACCTGTACGGGGAAAAGAACTTTCGCGAGGGCTTCAAGAAGCTCGGAGAGCTGGGGCTCAGCTTCGATGCATGGAATTACCATCACCAGATTCCGTCGCTGACGGAACTGGCGCGCGTTTTTCCCAACGTCACCATCGTTCTCGATCACTTCGGCGGTCCGCTCGGCATCGGGCCGTACGAAGGCAAACGCGCGGAGATCTTCGCTCAGTGGAAGAAAGACATCGCCGAGTTGGCGAAGTGTCCCAACGTCGTCGCCAAACTCGGCGGTATCAACATGCCGGTCAACGGCTACGGATGGCACAAGCGGCCGAAACCGGCGACCTCGGACGAGCTGGTGGAAGCGACGCGCGACTACTATTTGTACTCGATCGACAAGTTCGGCCCACAGCGCTGCTTGTTCGAGAGTAATTTTCCGGTCGACAAGGCCTCGTGCTCGTACGCGGTGTTATGGAACGCGTTCAAGAAGATGGCGGCCGGTTTCAGCGTCGAAGAGAAGGCCGCATTGTTTTACGGAACGGCAGCCAAGGCATATCGACTTCCGCTCGCCGCGAACTGA
- a CDS encoding transglutaminase family protein, whose product MILRATHTTTYSYADTVSICYTEARLSPRSSPGQNLVAHELIIDPEPDSALLRTDFFGNAVAAFSVQQPHRGLKITSQSIVETRDFEPIHPGLTPPWEQVRAAVNRHDSEDAFGAFQFVFESPRVACLPEFAEYGKPSFPADIPVLEGALDLCRRIHADFKYNTAATTVTTPVGDALRARQGVCQDFAHVMIACLRSLGLPARYVSGYLQNGADSVGTGASHAWVSVYCPRFGWLDFDPTNNLMPSSKHITLGWGRDYSDVPPVRGVALGGGEQKIAVEVLVTPTSSLLLSN is encoded by the coding sequence ATGATTCTGCGGGCGACTCATACGACGACCTACTCGTACGCGGATACGGTTTCGATCTGCTATACGGAAGCGCGGCTCTCGCCCCGCAGCTCACCCGGCCAGAACCTGGTCGCACACGAATTGATCATCGATCCGGAACCGGACTCCGCACTTCTGCGAACGGATTTCTTCGGCAACGCGGTTGCAGCCTTTTCGGTGCAGCAGCCGCATCGCGGACTCAAGATTACTTCGCAGAGCATCGTCGAGACGCGCGATTTCGAGCCGATTCATCCGGGCCTCACTCCGCCGTGGGAGCAGGTGCGCGCAGCGGTCAACCGGCACGACAGCGAAGACGCCTTCGGGGCGTTTCAGTTTGTGTTCGAATCCCCGCGGGTCGCGTGCCTCCCCGAGTTCGCCGAGTATGGAAAACCGTCGTTTCCGGCGGACATACCCGTGCTCGAGGGCGCGCTCGATCTGTGCAGGCGCATCCACGCCGATTTCAAGTACAACACCGCCGCAACCACGGTGACGACCCCGGTCGGTGATGCCCTGCGGGCGCGCCAGGGCGTGTGCCAGGACTTTGCGCACGTCATGATCGCGTGCCTGCGTTCTCTGGGGCTGCCGGCACGCTACGTCAGCGGATATCTGCAGAACGGCGCAGATTCGGTCGGCACGGGCGCTTCACACGCCTGGGTGTCGGTGTACTGTCCGCGCTTTGGATGGCTGGACTTCGACCCGACCAACAACCTGATGCCGTCCAGCAAGCACATCACCCTCGGATGGGGGCGCGACTATTCAGATGTCCCCCCGGTGAGGGGGGTGGCTCTTGGTGGCGGCGAGCAGAAGATCGCGGTGGAAGTGCTGGTGACGCCAACTTCCTCGCTGTTGCTCTCGAACTGA
- a CDS encoding circularly permuted type 2 ATP-grasp protein — MNPGARGDTSSGWPYRPSAGFFDEMLADDAQVRSHWRTLIESVAAMGADGLAGRWQEGRRLIRDNGVTYNVYEDPRSTDRPWPLDPIPLVIEPREWIAIEGAMRQRATLLNAILADIYGAQRLMRDGIFPPELVFRHPNFLRPCCDVPASQGIYLHNYCADLARSPDGQWWVIADRTQAPSGAGYALENRLVSQRVLPDVFRATHVRRLADYFQSYRNMLRDLAPHHRDNPRVVLLTPGPYNETYFEHAFLARYLGFTLVEGADLTIRGQSVFLKTLGGLLPVDVIVRRQDDSFCDPAELREDSVLGVPGLVQAVRAGNVAIANALGSGLLESPAHAAFLPSLCRHILGEELKMPTVATWWCGDEDALSYVSENLWRLVIKPTLSESRRQPLFGARLSAARREQLIEEIHRSPADYVAQEQVALSTVPVLEEGEMEPRHMVLRVYLSASGGSYVLMPGGLTRVTSSLDSLVASMQHGGGSKDTWVLGDGPASQTTLMPPSAVPLQVSRATFELPSRVADNLFWLGRYVERVEFAVRITRAILSRISQESDSASAAGINTSVRILAALGHLPAEAASSNGRPSSDRDLVLEREIVAMIHDSSEKTSLGWTLEQLRRVAYLLRDRFSVDAWRILNRFDRQFSRAQPREPLRSGRALNLLDDAIATLSAFGGLVMESMTRGDGWRFLEIGRRLERALQMVEMLHNGFSAKTGDESGALMAMLEIADSSLTYRSRYLTSTQPDLVLDLLLLDEANPRSVAFQLEHLRAYVEELPKRTTSARMSPEWRIVVKVLSAVELAEAAELMNRNQAGERGDAEALLVSLADGLRSLSETITCDYFDHTIASRQMAAS, encoded by the coding sequence GTGAATCCGGGCGCCCGCGGGGACACCTCTTCGGGATGGCCCTATCGTCCGAGCGCCGGCTTCTTCGATGAAATGCTGGCGGACGATGCGCAGGTACGGTCGCACTGGCGCACGCTGATTGAATCGGTCGCGGCGATGGGCGCTGACGGGTTGGCCGGGCGATGGCAGGAAGGACGCCGGCTTATCCGCGACAACGGCGTCACCTACAATGTCTACGAAGATCCGCGTAGCACAGATCGCCCCTGGCCACTCGATCCGATTCCGCTGGTTATCGAGCCCCGCGAATGGATTGCGATCGAAGGTGCGATGCGCCAGCGGGCGACGCTTCTCAATGCGATCCTCGCTGATATCTATGGCGCGCAGCGCCTCATGCGCGACGGCATCTTCCCGCCCGAGCTGGTGTTCCGTCATCCGAATTTTCTGCGCCCCTGCTGCGATGTGCCTGCGTCGCAGGGAATCTATCTTCACAACTATTGCGCCGATCTCGCGCGTTCGCCGGATGGGCAATGGTGGGTAATCGCCGACCGTACCCAGGCACCGTCTGGCGCCGGCTACGCGCTGGAAAATCGCCTGGTGTCTCAGCGCGTGCTTCCCGACGTATTTCGCGCCACGCACGTGCGCAGGCTCGCCGACTACTTTCAGTCGTATCGCAACATGTTGCGCGACCTGGCACCGCACCATCGCGACAACCCGCGCGTCGTGCTGCTGACTCCCGGCCCGTACAACGAAACCTATTTCGAGCACGCATTCCTGGCGCGCTATCTCGGCTTCACCCTGGTCGAGGGCGCAGATCTGACGATTCGCGGCCAGTCGGTGTTCCTGAAAACCCTGGGCGGCCTGCTGCCGGTCGATGTCATCGTGCGCCGCCAGGACGACAGCTTCTGCGATCCCGCGGAGCTGCGTGAAGACTCGGTGCTCGGCGTGCCCGGTCTCGTGCAGGCGGTACGCGCGGGTAACGTTGCGATCGCCAATGCTCTCGGCTCGGGATTGCTGGAATCGCCCGCCCATGCCGCGTTCCTGCCTAGCCTCTGCCGGCACATCCTGGGTGAAGAGCTGAAGATGCCGACCGTGGCGACGTGGTGGTGCGGCGATGAAGATGCGCTTTCGTACGTGTCCGAAAATCTGTGGCGCCTCGTCATCAAGCCGACTCTCTCCGAATCGCGCCGCCAGCCGCTTTTTGGCGCGCGCCTGTCAGCGGCACGCCGCGAGCAACTAATCGAAGAGATTCACCGCTCGCCGGCAGATTATGTCGCGCAGGAGCAGGTCGCGCTGTCCACGGTTCCGGTTTTGGAAGAGGGTGAGATGGAACCGCGCCATATGGTGCTGCGGGTCTACCTGTCTGCCAGCGGCGGTTCTTATGTCCTGATGCCGGGAGGACTCACGCGCGTGACCTCCTCGCTCGACAGCCTGGTCGCCTCCATGCAGCACGGCGGCGGCAGCAAGGACACCTGGGTGCTGGGCGACGGTCCCGCCTCGCAGACCACGCTCATGCCCCCGTCAGCCGTTCCGTTGCAGGTCAGCCGCGCCACTTTTGAATTGCCGAGCCGCGTCGCGGACAATCTTTTCTGGCTCGGTCGCTACGTCGAGCGAGTCGAGTTCGCGGTGCGAATCACCCGCGCCATCCTCTCCCGCATCAGCCAGGAATCCGACAGCGCCAGCGCCGCCGGCATCAACACGAGCGTGAGAATCCTGGCTGCGCTCGGGCATCTGCCCGCCGAGGCTGCATCGAGCAACGGCCGGCCGTCATCGGATCGCGACCTGGTGCTGGAACGTGAGATTGTCGCGATGATTCATGATTCGAGCGAGAAGACCAGCCTCGGATGGACGCTCGAGCAATTGCGTCGCGTCGCCTACCTGTTACGCGATCGTTTCTCCGTGGACGCGTGGCGAATTCTGAACCGGTTCGATCGCCAGTTCAGCCGCGCGCAGCCCCGCGAACCGCTGCGAAGCGGCCGCGCGCTGAATCTGCTCGACGATGCGATCGCGACGCTGTCGGCCTTTGGCGGCCTGGTGATGGAAAGCATGACGCGCGGCGACGGATGGCGCTTTCTCGAAATCGGGCGGCGCCTCGAGCGCGCGTTGCAGATGGTCGAGATGCTGCACAACGGGTTCAGCGCGAAGACCGGCGACGAGAGCGGCGCCCTGATGGCGATGCTGGAGATAGCGGACAGCTCGCTGACCTACCGCTCGCGCTACCTGACCTCCACGCAGCCGGACCTGGTGCTCGACCTGCTGCTGCTCGACGAAGCGAACCCGCGATCGGTCGCGTTCCAGCTCGAGCATCTGCGCGCATACGTCGAGGAGCTCCCCAAGCGTACGACCAGCGCGCGGATGTCCCCGGAATGGCGCATCGTGGTGAAGGTGCTCTCGGCGGTGGAACTGGCGGAGGCCGCGGAGTTGATGAATCGCAACCAGGCGGGAGAGCGAGGCGATGCGGAAGCGCTGCTGGTTTCACTCGCGGATGGACTGCGTTCGCTGTCAGAAACCATCACGTGCGATTACTTCGATCACACCATCGCCTCGCGGCAGATGGCGGCCTCATGA
- a CDS encoding transglutaminase family protein, producing the protein MPIRVALHHKTEYRYDRLVTLSPQTVRLRPAPHCRTRISAYSLKIEPRDHFINWQQDPQSNYLARLLFPNPTRLFSVEVDLIAEMSVINPFDFFLETSAECFPFSYEAKLRKELAPFLEPLPAGPRMRAFLAGIDMAERRTNDFLVDLNQRLQHAIKYVIRLEPGVQSCEETLSLANGSCRDSAWLLAEILRNLGLAARFVSGYLIQLKPDVKPLEGPEGPAGDFTDLHAWTEVYLPGAGWIGLDPTSGLFAGEGHIPLATSPEPSSAAPITGMVGPCEVEFSHEMTVTRVHEDPRVTLPYTEDQWARIYALGFQIDREIAAGDIRLTMGGEPTFVSIDDMDGTEWNIAALGPEKRRLSEQLLARLCDRFAPGGLLHYGQGKWYPGEQVPRWALNCYWRKDGAPMWHDRALIARIEDSTSFGPLDAQRFAETLARRLGVDPAYANAAFEDPFYYLQRERQLPINVDPVENHLEDSAERERVRRVFDRGLNTPIGYVLPLQRGWGKSGPEWQTGLWMLRGQHLYLLPGDSPVGLRLPLPSLPWVAPSEAQQLFEVDPMVNRAPLPVPPRISPSDPRLQSRRGDERDRAPGIGQSAPWIVRTALCVEPRDGMLHVFMLPLSSTEDYIDLLAAIEDTAAYLKNPVAIEGYPPPPDYRINRLSVTPDPGVIEVNVHPARDWTELSQIVTALYEDARACRLGTEKFQLDGRHAGTGGGNHFALGGATPADSPFLRRPDLLRSMLGYWINHPSLSYMFSGMFIGPTSQAPRIDESRMDSIYELEIAFSQIPNNGDAYCPPWLVDRIFRHILVDVTGNTHRAEFCIDKLYSPDSATGRMGLLEMRGFEMPPHPRMSLVQQLLVRALVAWFWREPYRMPPTDWGTQLHDRFMLPYFVANDFRGVLDDLCRAGYPFDGDWFAPHFEFRYPVFGRVSYSGIELELREATEPWYVLGEEPAGGATARYVDSSVERIQIKVDGLSGDRYVLTCNGRRLPLHSTGVRGEWVCGVRYRAWQPPSCLHPTIPVHTPLVFDVLDTWTGRSIGGCTYHVAHPGGRHYEALPVNANEAEARRAARFFPFGHTPGPVRTPAREMNAQFPMTLDLRRAQVLSAPDSY; encoded by the coding sequence ATGCCAATTCGAGTCGCGCTCCATCACAAGACGGAATATCGCTACGACCGTCTTGTGACGCTCTCACCGCAGACCGTGCGCCTGCGCCCCGCGCCGCATTGCCGCACGCGGATTTCCGCATACTCGCTGAAGATCGAACCGCGCGATCACTTCATCAACTGGCAGCAGGACCCGCAGAGCAACTATCTCGCGCGCCTGCTCTTTCCGAATCCCACGCGCCTCTTTTCGGTGGAAGTGGATTTGATCGCGGAGATGTCCGTGATCAACCCCTTCGATTTTTTCCTGGAGACCTCCGCCGAATGCTTTCCGTTCTCATATGAGGCGAAGCTGCGCAAAGAGTTGGCGCCGTTTCTCGAGCCCTTGCCCGCCGGTCCAAGAATGCGCGCGTTCCTCGCCGGCATCGACATGGCCGAGCGTCGCACCAACGATTTCCTGGTCGATCTGAATCAGCGGCTGCAGCACGCAATCAAATACGTCATTCGGCTGGAACCCGGCGTGCAATCATGCGAGGAAACGCTCTCGCTGGCCAACGGGTCGTGCCGTGACAGCGCATGGCTGCTCGCAGAGATTCTGCGCAATCTCGGACTCGCGGCACGCTTCGTCTCCGGCTATCTCATCCAGCTCAAGCCCGACGTGAAACCGCTCGAGGGTCCGGAAGGGCCCGCGGGGGATTTCACTGACCTTCACGCATGGACTGAAGTTTACCTGCCGGGCGCGGGATGGATCGGTCTCGATCCCACTTCGGGCCTGTTCGCGGGCGAAGGCCACATTCCGCTGGCGACAAGTCCAGAACCGTCATCGGCCGCGCCGATCACTGGTATGGTCGGTCCGTGCGAGGTCGAGTTCTCCCACGAAATGACAGTGACGCGCGTGCACGAAGACCCGCGCGTGACATTGCCCTACACCGAAGATCAATGGGCTCGCATCTACGCGCTCGGGTTTCAGATCGATCGCGAGATAGCGGCGGGCGATATTCGCCTGACGATGGGTGGTGAGCCGACGTTCGTCTCGATCGACGACATGGACGGCACCGAATGGAACATCGCTGCGCTCGGTCCCGAGAAGCGCAGGCTAAGCGAGCAGCTTCTTGCACGCCTTTGCGATCGCTTTGCGCCGGGCGGACTGCTGCATTACGGGCAGGGCAAGTGGTATCCGGGCGAGCAGGTTCCGCGCTGGGCGCTGAATTGCTACTGGCGAAAAGACGGCGCGCCGATGTGGCACGACCGCGCGCTTATCGCGCGCATCGAAGACAGTACTTCGTTCGGTCCGCTCGATGCGCAGCGGTTTGCGGAAACACTCGCGCGGCGGCTCGGCGTCGATCCGGCTTACGCCAATGCCGCGTTCGAAGATCCGTTCTACTATCTCCAGCGCGAGCGCCAACTGCCGATCAACGTCGACCCGGTTGAAAACCATCTCGAAGACTCGGCTGAGCGCGAACGTGTGCGCCGCGTCTTCGATCGCGGCCTGAATACTCCCATCGGCTACGTGCTGCCGCTGCAACGCGGATGGGGCAAGAGCGGACCCGAATGGCAGACGGGACTATGGATGCTCCGCGGGCAACATCTATATCTGCTGCCTGGTGATTCCCCGGTCGGGCTGCGCTTGCCGCTGCCCAGCCTGCCATGGGTGGCGCCGTCCGAGGCGCAGCAGCTTTTCGAGGTGGATCCGATGGTGAATCGCGCGCCGCTGCCGGTGCCGCCGCGCATCTCGCCGTCCGATCCCCGGCTGCAATCGCGGCGCGGCGACGAACGCGACCGCGCACCCGGAATCGGCCAGTCGGCCCCATGGATCGTGCGCACTGCTCTCTGCGTTGAGCCGCGCGACGGAATGCTGCATGTGTTTATGCTTCCGCTCAGCTCGACGGAGGACTACATCGACCTGCTCGCCGCAATCGAAGATACTGCTGCCTACCTGAAGAACCCCGTGGCGATCGAGGGGTATCCGCCGCCGCCCGATTACCGGATAAACCGCTTGTCAGTCACTCCCGATCCCGGAGTTATCGAGGTGAACGTTCATCCCGCGCGCGACTGGACTGAACTGTCGCAGATCGTTACCGCGCTGTACGAGGATGCGCGTGCGTGCCGGCTCGGCACCGAAAAATTCCAGCTCGATGGCCGTCACGCAGGCACCGGCGGCGGAAATCATTTCGCGCTCGGCGGAGCGACACCCGCCGACAGTCCGTTTCTCAGGCGGCCGGATCTCCTCCGCAGCATGCTCGGCTACTGGATAAATCATCCGTCTCTTTCCTACATGTTCTCCGGCATGTTCATCGGACCGACCAGTCAGGCGCCGCGTATCGATGAGTCGCGCATGGACAGCATCTACGAACTCGAGATCGCCTTCAGCCAGATTCCGAACAACGGCGACGCGTACTGTCCGCCGTGGCTGGTGGACCGGATTTTCCGCCACATCCTGGTGGATGTAACTGGCAACACCCATCGCGCGGAATTCTGCATCGACAAACTCTACTCGCCCGATTCCGCAACCGGACGAATGGGATTGCTGGAGATGCGCGGATTCGAAATGCCGCCGCATCCGCGCATGAGCCTGGTCCAGCAGCTGCTCGTCCGCGCGCTGGTTGCGTGGTTCTGGCGTGAACCCTACCGGATGCCGCCGACCGATTGGGGCACGCAGCTTCACGATCGCTTCATGCTGCCCTACTTTGTGGCGAACGATTTCCGTGGCGTACTCGATGATCTCTGCCGCGCGGGCTATCCGTTCGACGGCGACTGGTTCGCGCCGCACTTCGAGTTTCGCTACCCGGTGTTCGGCCGCGTCAGTTATTCAGGCATCGAACTGGAGCTACGAGAGGCGACCGAGCCCTGGTACGTCCTCGGCGAAGAACCGGCCGGCGGCGCCACCGCGCGCTACGTCGATTCATCGGTCGAGCGCATCCAGATAAAGGTCGATGGCCTCAGTGGCGATCGCTATGTCCTGACCTGCAACGGACGCCGCCTGCCGTTACATTCAACGGGGGTGCGCGGCGAATGGGTTTGCGGCGTGCGCTATCGCGCGTGGCAACCGCCCTCATGCCTGCATCCCACTATCCCGGTGCATACCCCGCTGGTTTTCGATGTGCTCGACACGTGGACCGGACGCTCAATCGGGGGATGCACCTACCATGTAGCCCATCCGGGCGGCCGCCACTATGAAGCCCTTCCGGTCAACGCCAACGAGGCTGAAGCGCGCCGCGCCGCGCGGTTCTTTCCATTCGGCCATACTCCCGGCCCGGTGAGAACGCCGGCGCGGGAAATGAACGCCCAGTTTCCAATGACCTTGGATCTGCGTCGCGCGCAGGTCCTTTCCGCGCCGGATAGCTATTAG